TAGGacttcagcacctcctccagagacagTTCCCGGGGCTCGGACAGGTCCCGCGACTCGACGCGGTCCGTGGGAACGGTTATCCGTGGGTCTCCATCCTCGGCGGTTCGCTTGGTGGATCTGGCCATGGCGGCGGTACCGTGAAGCCCATCCTTCACTTGTGAAACACCGAGGCCATTGAAGCCTTCCGCGCACTCCTGTCCACCTCTCCGCTCCCCACCAGCTCAGCCGCGCGTCATTAACGCGGCCGTTAAGTCCGCCGTGTTTAAATAAGTGCTTCCggtaaattatttcaaaataaaactatagTTACGAAAAACTATGGCGACAAAACAACACACTCACTGTTTTAGCTCGACAACCCAGGCTGTttatataattttaaaaaattaacgcCCTGGTGATGATTTTTTTCATGAATTTCGATTGGAGATCAATTCTTTATAATGACTAgtaggtttattttgaaaataccaGCAACCGTTCTTGTagtaatttcctgtttgtgcagtCACACATCGTCCGTCAGTGAGGAAGAAGCGTCCTCTGGCTGTCGCAtaatccacctgctgctggagagaacaTCACGACCAAAGTTTAACCTCTCGGTTCGGTTCCTGTCTCAACCTTCAAATCAGAAGCTGTGGAAAACCGTTTGAAACAGATCCAAAGACTAAACAGCCTATTTGCATCCTAAACTGCAACATTACAGACTTTGCAACtcatgtgaagcagcaggaaactaAACTGCTATTGATAAAATATTTAGGAAAATCAACATTGAATGCATTGAACTTTGTCGTGAGCAAAATATGTTCAAAGTTGAAGGAAAATGAGTGCTCAAAGTCTGCGGTGGTGGTCATAAGATTCGCCATTGTTTCGGTCCATATTTGTCCCGATATTCTAACTTTTACTGTCATTTCttgaactttatttatttcaaattacTTTCGACAAAACTGCCCCTAAATCGATCACAGGGACGAAGATCGGTCACTAATCGGTGTATTACGACAGCGTCCTCAAGTGGCCGCTTGAGGAACTGCAGGCAGGTGGAGCAGAGTTCTGGTTTCATCTGTCAGATATTAattttggatgttttctgatgtgacaaaaaacaacctttatttgaatttttattgattaaaacagaaGGAATGAATACAATCACACTTATaccatttttaaagcaaacacgTGTTTTTTAGCACAATCATgtagaaataatagaatgtccaggtcggagctcaggatcagaattatttcttctctttatcttccaaagaagaacttcatGATTCTGAACTTCATCTTTTggttcttctttgtttctttttcacggaggagttgctgcaaagacaaagatcctTTATTAGCttaaagaatgtgacatcagtcaggagtcagaaacacaggaggaggtggaggcagctcacctgcagctggacgattctctcggtcaggaggtggatctccttcctggtggagctctccttttcctccgagatcctttcctggttccccagcatctcctccagcttcctctgggtctccgtCCAGATCACATCACACTTTtttgtgaggtcggacaccatctgcttggtcttgagctgcgtctggtgtctcagctcctcatcagcCAGGTTCTTGCTGCActgttcttggagacgggcacattttccttcctcctgcttcagtgccgcctgcgtgctgctcagcagggccaaggtgtccacgtgagcctcagccagcgttctcctctcctgctccaccctgcagatctgctggtcttttcccaccagaagttccttcaggtccctgatctcttgctgccagctctcttctgatggctgcattctttgggagctcctgcactcctgcacagGTTCTGctcggttctcctcctgcagctgctgaggcttccaaggctgcggctccttcttggacacggggcccagcctgtcttcattcctgcagctctgtcctctcgaTCTCctcacatcatccagagctctggaaaacaactgagtgaagaagcacaatgacaatttacaacaaatgcactcttgttttaaatcccctgaattcaatgttgtctgtacttcaatgggatataaagggagatgctccaatgcatgtctggattttattgacttatattTAGAGATGATTCTTATGGAGATCACTAagtattaagtaaatcaaatatattatagcgaCGGAAACGTACGctgttgctttcaaaatgtcactgagtgtcagtttaaatttaaacatCAATACAAAGACTGTAATAATCAACAGTTAGTgacataattaaataaatggcaacaagccagggtggtgtttgagtggatcctgagtgaagcgtgttaccctgctgactcctcgatgtcctgttgccattctgctggattagaaggtttcaaactgctgtaataatataacgtttGCAACTGGTATAATGGtccaacacaactgatgcctccaatgtgtttatttgcctttattggtcCCCTGATAACATGGatttttagtctttgatgtgtggacataaaaggtcctttgaaaaggtcctttgtgccaagtgtctaatttaaatggcatttaaagcattgatttagtcctggcatgggaaacttcctcctgtctaagtgaaccttgaaccttgtttgattagactggaataacgtagaatattatggtgtggatttattgagtggacagtttccatggtgataatgcacagattggtgtagcatagcagaattatggcattagagcagaattgttccctaCAGTGAGATGAGAAAcatgactccctttaaaccatttttagacagaaataaaaaaaatcctgcagaacaaatgctgtctactatcacttaaatatgaaatctagaattcaaattgtggtttgatatgaatgttatttatttatgggggGAAATGAAGGATATTACAAATAACCAGCGCAATATGCTGGTGCCTGCTATtagatttctgccttttctggggggtgatttgttattttattcttcTCTGTATTTTTAACGCACATGACGCGGAGAAGACGCGCCTGGAAGGAAATTGTTGCTCGGTGATTTGGGCTCTGACGGACGCCCAAATAGCCCAAAGTGTAAACACAAACTTACTTTTCATAACACGACCTCATTGTTTGAAAGTACTTTTCATGCGTAATATTGTGTGAGAGCTGCTCCAAAATGAGGCTGGTTCTCCAGGAGACGGTGAGCCCTACCGCTGTTGCGCGTCCGCAGGGCCACGGTTCCGTCCCGGTGCAGGAGGATGGAAGATGGACCCTTTACCGGGCTGACTCCTGCCGTTGGCGGGCGGGGCACCCGGAGCCCGCTGCAGCACTGGTAGCACACCGCCCATGCCTGCTCCTCGTTGATGGGCTGCTCATAggactccagcacctcctccagagacagTTCCCGGGGCTCGGACAGGTCCCGCGACTCGACGCGGTCCGTGGGAACGGTTATCCGTGGGTCTCCATCCTCGGCGGTTCGCTTGGTGGATCTGGCCATGGCGGCGGTACCGTGAAGCCCATCCTTCACTTGTGAAACACCGAGGCCATTGAAGCCTTCCGCGCACTCCTGTCCACCTCTCCGCTCCCCACCAGCTCAGCCGCGCGTCATTAACGCGGCCGTTAAGCCCGGCGTGTTTAAATAAGTGCTTCCggtaaattatttcaaaataaaactata
The nucleotide sequence above comes from Takifugu rubripes chromosome 9, fTakRub1.2, whole genome shotgun sequence. Encoded proteins:
- the LOC115251132 gene encoding protein spire homolog 2-like, which translates into the protein MARSTKRTAEDGDPRITVPTDRVESRDLSEPRELSLEEVLESYEQPINEEQAWAVCYQCCSGLRVPRPPTAGVSPVKGPSSILLHRDGTVALRTRNSVVFQSSG